The genomic region ATCGCATGACCGAAGCCCTCTTGCTTAAAAGCGTCAGACCTGCGCCAAGCCGCCGTCGACGAAAACCTCGCCGCCGGTCATGTAGCTGCTGTCCGAGGACGCCAGGAACGCGGCCACCGCGCCGGTCTCGCTGGGGTCACCGACGCGTCCGATCGGCGTCGCGCTGCCGAGTGCATCGAATGCTTCCTCGCCCACGACCTCCAGCGCCAGCTCCGTCTTGGTCGGCCCCGGCGACAGCACGTTGACGCGGATGCCCGTGCCGCGCAGGTCCTGCGCCCAGCTGCGCGCCAGATTGCGGATCGCCGCCTTGGTCGCGCTGTAGATGCTGAATTGCGGCGTTCCCATCACGCCTGTGCTCGAGCCGGTCAGGATGATCGACGATCCTTTTCCCATCAGCGGCAGGGCTTTCTGCACGGTGAACACCAACCCCCTGACATTGACGTCGAAGATCTGATCGTAATGCTCGGGCGTGATCTGGCCGAGCGGCGCAAACGCGCCGGTCCCGGCATTGGCGAACAGGACGTCGACGTTGCCGCGTTCGACTTTCACCGTTGCATACAGTCGGTCGAGGTCGGACAAATCGGTGACCGATCCCCTGACTGCGCGCGCCGAGGACCCGAGCTGCGCAACGGCGGCATCGAGCGGCTCCTGCCGTCGCCCGAAGAGATAGACGAACGCGCCTTCATCGACGAACCGTTTGGCGGCTCCGAGCCCGATGCCAGTTCCACCGCCCGTCACCACCGCCGTCTTGCCTTGTAGTCTGCTCATGATGTGCTCCCTTCATTGAGGTTGCACTGAGCTGGCGGCCTACCTACCTAACCACAAGTATGCACCTTCTGGTAAGTACCCAAAAATGTCATCAGATCGTTCAGACCCCATCTCCCCGCCGGCGCAAGCCCAAGCTGACGTCCAACGTTGCACGCCGAACCTGCCCGGCTTCACGTGCGGCCTGGATGCGACCCTGCGGGTCGTCTCGGGCAAGTGGAAGCCGCTGATCCTGTATTTCGTCGCCCAGGACGGACCAACCCGCTACGGCGAGCTTCGGCGCGCCATACGCGACGTCAGCGACAAGGTGCTGATCCAGCAGCTGAAGGAGCTGGAGGCCGATGGCCTCGTGAAGCGGACCGACTACAAGGAGGTGCCTCCGCGGGTGGACTATAGCCTCACGCCCTTGGGTCACAGCCTCGCCCAAGCTCTCGTGCCGCTCTGCACGTGGGGCACCGAGCACATGGCGGAGGTCAGCCGGGTGTTCGCCGAGCGGGCGAGCTGGAGGCGGCCAGGACGTCAGTCGGCTGGCTAGCTTGCGCTGCTCGTCGTCCGAGGCCTGCTCCGCCCCCGATCGCAGCGCTTTGGCGCAACTCGCCTTGAGTCCGGCTTGGGCCAGTTGTTCTTGCTCGGAGTTCGTCTGTTGACGTTTCATCGCGCAGCGCACGTTATCT from Bradyrhizobium sp. CB1015 harbors:
- a CDS encoding helix-turn-helix domain-containing protein, with product MPGFTCGLDATLRVVSGKWKPLILYFVAQDGPTRYGELRRAIRDVSDKVLIQQLKELEADGLVKRTDYKEVPPRVDYSLTPLGHSLAQALVPLCTWGTEHMAEVSRVFAERASWRRPGRQSAG
- a CDS encoding SDR family NAD(P)-dependent oxidoreductase, producing the protein MSRLQGKTAVVTGGGTGIGLGAAKRFVDEGAFVYLFGRRQEPLDAAVAQLGSSARAVRGSVTDLSDLDRLYATVKVERGNVDVLFANAGTGAFAPLGQITPEHYDQIFDVNVRGLVFTVQKALPLMGKGSSIILTGSSTGVMGTPQFSIYSATKAAIRNLARSWAQDLRGTGIRVNVLSPGPTKTELALEVVGEEAFDALGSATPIGRVGDPSETGAVAAFLASSDSSYMTGGEVFVDGGLAQV